The Halomonas qaidamensis genome includes the window TAATTAACGACTTCCGATTAGGCGAAACGGGCCGCGCTGCATTACTAAACGCGGAAGGCGAACTGCTTATTCGTAGCGACGAAACATCACTCGCAGCGCTTCAAAGCCAAGACGCAGACAGCCTATTACAAGATGAACACGAACTTCGTGTGCATGAGCTGCAACGGGATGGACAAACCTTTTTAGTCACTACACGCTGGCTGCCCGAGCTGCAGCGTTATTTAATGATTGAAGTCTCCAAAGAGGAGTATTTAAGCTCCATTAGAGAGCGCTTCTTGGCGTCTACCGGTATCGGGTTGCTGATCCTCTTAGTTGGTCTAATCATTTTATACCCACTTACCGGCAGCTTAATTCGCCCTTTAATCCGCTTTCAGCGCCAGCTAAAAGAGATCACTCTTAGTTTAGATTTATCCCGCCGGGTAGAAACCGATGATCGAGCTGAACTCGGTGTCTTGGCTGACCAAACCAACGAACTGTTAGCCCGACTATCGCGAACTATCATGGCTGTTTCCAATAACGCGTTAGCCCTTACCCAGGTAGCAGATCGCTTGGCGCAAACGGCAGGGCTATCAGGCATCCAGGGCGGCGATATTCGTCATGAAGCGAATCAGACCATGGCCGCCGCCGTGGAAGAGATGGCGTCGTCAGTGGCTGAAATTACCTCGACCATGGAAGAACTTTCCACCTCATCAACGCAAATCGCTGACCACTCCCAATCCGTGGTAGAGGTGGCGAATCAAACGCTGGAACGCAGCCGTAAGGGCAGCACTGCCATGCAGCTGCTACAGTCTAAAATGCAGGATATTCGTAGCGATAGCGAACAGAGTCTGGCAGAAATCATGGCGCTGGGTGCTAAGTCGAAACAAATCAGTAAGGTGATGGAACTGATTAACACCCTTGCTGCGCAAACCAAACTAATTGCTTTCAATGCGGCATTAGAAGCCTCAAGTGCAGGCGAATCCGGCCGTCGTTTTTCCGTGGTCGCTAATGAAATACGTCGCCTGGCAGACAGCGTAACTGACTCAACCCAAGAGATTGAAGGCCACACCGAAGATATTCAAAACGCCATTAACCGGCTGGTCGTTGCCTCTGAAAAGGGTGCATCGTCGATTGAGAAAGGCGTTGAGGTCAGCATTAGTACCGCCCAGGACTTGGATGCCCTGCTCAAAGCGGCCAGCCAAACCAGTAGTGCGGCGCAGCAGATATCGCTGTCAACACAACAGCAGAAAACCGCCAGCAGTCAGGTGGTGATTGCACTGCGGGATATTGATACCGCCAGCTCGCGTAATGCGCAGTCAGTACGCAGCATAACCGACATCAGCCAGGAGATGATTAACATGTCGGCAGAGCTAAACGCTCTGGTGCAGGAGTTTACTCTGGCTCAACAGGATGCAAACCACCAACGCCCTTCGTGAGGATGCCGTGATGAGTGCAATCCGGGTAGTGATCACGGACGACAGTCAACTAGCGCGCGATGTGCTGCGTAATATCCTCACCCGCGATGGCGATATTGAGATTGTTGGTGAAGCCACTAACGGGCGTGAAGCGGTGGAACTTGCCCGTCGCTTAGCGCCGCAGTTAATCACCATGGATCTGAATATGCCGGTGATGGACGGTCTCAGCGCCATTGAAGAAATTATGCATACCAAAGGGGTGCCGATCCTGGTGGTAAGCGACCGCTCTGATGCCGAAACAGCTTATCGTGCGCTTGATGTTGGCGCGCTAGAGGTTATGCAGAAGCCGACCCTTGATGATGAAGACGCACAACGATTACTCGCGCGTGTTCGACTGCTGTCGGGAGTAGCCGTGATTACTCGCCTACGGCGCCGCCCCACCTCGGTTATGCCTGTTGTGGCGATAAACGCACCACCTGTCTGTCACCCCACTATGCCGAAAGCGTTTCAACGCATCGTCGCTATTGCTTGCTCTACCGGTGGGCCGCAGGCATTGGCCCATTTACTGAGTAAGCTGCCCGCCAACTTTCCTGCGCCAGTGGTGATTGCTCAACATATCAGCCATGGGTTTATTGAAGGCATGGCGCACTGGCTGGCATCACTATGTTCAATGCCAGTTCGCGTTGCTCAACATGGTGAACCGCTCAAACCAGGGTGTATTTATCTATCGCCGTCGGAAACTAACCTACATGTAACGCCTCATCACCGCCTACAGTTACAACAAGGGCCTGACAATGCGCTCTACCACCCTAGCTGCGATGCGCTGTTAACGAGCGTTGCCAATGTATATGGTCCGGAGGCAATTGGTGTCATTTTAACGGGCATGGGACGCGACGGCGTTAATGGGGTGCGTGCCATACACCTAGCGGGCGGTAGC containing:
- the cheB gene encoding chemotaxis-specific protein-glutamate methyltransferase CheB → MSAIRVVITDDSQLARDVLRNILTRDGDIEIVGEATNGREAVELARRLAPQLITMDLNMPVMDGLSAIEEIMHTKGVPILVVSDRSDAETAYRALDVGALEVMQKPTLDDEDAQRLLARVRLLSGVAVITRLRRRPTSVMPVVAINAPPVCHPTMPKAFQRIVAIACSTGGPQALAHLLSKLPANFPAPVVIAQHISHGFIEGMAHWLASLCSMPVRVAQHGEPLKPGCIYLSPSETNLHVTPHHRLQLQQGPDNALYHPSCDALLTSVANVYGPEAIGVILTGMGRDGVNGVRAIHLAGGSTFAQNEASSVIYGMNQEAVNAGVIQHIVALDELPDRLIHESSGQRASSWMQPL
- a CDS encoding methyl-accepting chemotaxis protein, yielding MTARWKSLPLRLRLFISFGTVLALAMLLALYLQARSHSQARLTNLLNEELPAQVEGLATRLTLRLSPALALSESLADSYFIEEWVRDGLPDTSQPAIMRYLSRLMTQLDTELLFIAAQYQGRGYYFQYRDGEFLERTLQAPGGDDDWYYQFTDSGSAYNLNLDSDTFSPEEAFVFLNFRSREEALNGRPLVVAGAGLDLSRLAQLINDFRLGETGRAALLNAEGELLIRSDETSLAALQSQDADSLLQDEHELRVHELQRDGQTFLVTTRWLPELQRYLMIEVSKEEYLSSIRERFLASTGIGLLILLVGLIILYPLTGSLIRPLIRFQRQLKEITLSLDLSRRVETDDRAELGVLADQTNELLARLSRTIMAVSNNALALTQVADRLAQTAGLSGIQGGDIRHEANQTMAAAVEEMASSVAEITSTMEELSTSSTQIADHSQSVVEVANQTLERSRKGSTAMQLLQSKMQDIRSDSEQSLAEIMALGAKSKQISKVMELINTLAAQTKLIAFNAALEASSAGESGRRFSVVANEIRRLADSVTDSTQEIEGHTEDIQNAINRLVVASEKGASSIEKGVEVSISTAQDLDALLKAASQTSSAAQQISLSTQQQKTASSQVVIALRDIDTASSRNAQSVRSITDISQEMINMSAELNALVQEFTLAQQDANHQRPS